From Rutidosis leptorrhynchoides isolate AG116_Rl617_1_P2 chromosome 3, CSIRO_AGI_Rlap_v1, whole genome shotgun sequence, a single genomic window includes:
- the LOC139895657 gene encoding F-box/LRR-repeat protein At3g48880 isoform X1: MPDRVKAYKIVDLLVFSVFALQQLYGFVGVAKNLIMEEEDTRKWEDLDTDILVKIFQGFDIFELTSGLGQICSSWRYAACDPLLWKTLDLSMLKSNYIKIPLEPYVYVDGRSDKQLTRLLKISLNLSRECVTTLIFHFYSYVTDDQLTYTAERSPNLKRLVLPAWNRIKKTGICKSIRMWKDLESLAMPSIANPPYLMEEISKNCKKFSQLKIFGPCDILFVQTLIRCVPNLKVLSLRCSMLHLDALLLILNGLKNLEVLNISHCYIVEDRPAPASRRVVEKLDDTILDKGSRLRNFFTCRDESCTMCQRTKADEGFMRWYKYEEGSWKEDEVKSLAI, translated from the exons ATGCCAGATAGAGTTAAGGCATATAAGATTGTTGATTTGCTTGTATTTTCAGTATTCGCTCTGCAACAATTGTATG GTTTTGTTGGTGTGGCGAAAAACTTAATAATGGAAGAGGAGGATACAAGGAAGTGGGAGGATCTAGATACAGACATTCTGGTGAAGATATTTCAAGGGTTTGACATTTTTGAGTTGACTTCTGGTTTGGGTCAAATATGTAGCTCATGGCGTTATGCTGCTTGTGATCCACTGTTATGGAAAACACTTGATTTGTCAATGTTGAAATCCAACTACATAAAAATCCCGTTAGAACCTTATGTGTACGTGGATGGACGATCTGATAAACAACTCACAAGACTTCTTAAGATTTCTCTGAATCTCAGCCGTGAATGTGTTACAACTCTGATTTTCCATTTCTATTCATATGTCACTGATGATCAGTTGACATACACTGCTGAAAG GAGCCCAAACCTGAAACGGTTGGTGTTACCTGCATGGAACCGAATAAAGAAAACGGGGATATGCAAGTCTATTAGGATGTGGAAGGATCTCGAATCCCTTGCAATGCCAAGTATAGCCAATCCACCTTATCTCATGGAAGAAATCTCCAAAAACTGCAAGAAATTTTCACAACTAAAAATCTTCGGCCCATGTGACATCTTATTCGTGCAAACACTCATACGTTGTGTTCCTAACCTCAAAGTTTTAAGTCTTCGGTGCTCGATGCTCCACTTGGACGCATTGCTACTTATTCTGAATGGATTGAAGAATCTAGAGGTGCTTAACATATCACATTGCTACATTGTAGAAGACCGTCCAGCTCCTGCTAGTAGAAGAGTGGTCGAGAAGCTTGATGATACTATTTTGGACAAGGGTTCACGTTTGCGTAACTTTTTCACGTGCAGAGATGAATCGTGCACTATGTGTCAGAGAACCAAGGCTGATGAAGGTTTTATGAGGTGGTACAAGTATGAAGAAGGTTCATGGAAGGAAGATGAGGTAAAGTCTCTTGCAATATGA
- the LOC139895657 gene encoding F-box/LRR-repeat protein At3g48880 isoform X2, producing the protein MEEEDTRKWEDLDTDILVKIFQGFDIFELTSGLGQICSSWRYAACDPLLWKTLDLSMLKSNYIKIPLEPYVYVDGRSDKQLTRLLKISLNLSRECVTTLIFHFYSYVTDDQLTYTAERSPNLKRLVLPAWNRIKKTGICKSIRMWKDLESLAMPSIANPPYLMEEISKNCKKFSQLKIFGPCDILFVQTLIRCVPNLKVLSLRCSMLHLDALLLILNGLKNLEVLNISHCYIVEDRPAPASRRVVEKLDDTILDKGSRLRNFFTCRDESCTMCQRTKADEGFMRWYKYEEGSWKEDEVKSLAI; encoded by the exons ATGGAAGAGGAGGATACAAGGAAGTGGGAGGATCTAGATACAGACATTCTGGTGAAGATATTTCAAGGGTTTGACATTTTTGAGTTGACTTCTGGTTTGGGTCAAATATGTAGCTCATGGCGTTATGCTGCTTGTGATCCACTGTTATGGAAAACACTTGATTTGTCAATGTTGAAATCCAACTACATAAAAATCCCGTTAGAACCTTATGTGTACGTGGATGGACGATCTGATAAACAACTCACAAGACTTCTTAAGATTTCTCTGAATCTCAGCCGTGAATGTGTTACAACTCTGATTTTCCATTTCTATTCATATGTCACTGATGATCAGTTGACATACACTGCTGAAAG GAGCCCAAACCTGAAACGGTTGGTGTTACCTGCATGGAACCGAATAAAGAAAACGGGGATATGCAAGTCTATTAGGATGTGGAAGGATCTCGAATCCCTTGCAATGCCAAGTATAGCCAATCCACCTTATCTCATGGAAGAAATCTCCAAAAACTGCAAGAAATTTTCACAACTAAAAATCTTCGGCCCATGTGACATCTTATTCGTGCAAACACTCATACGTTGTGTTCCTAACCTCAAAGTTTTAAGTCTTCGGTGCTCGATGCTCCACTTGGACGCATTGCTACTTATTCTGAATGGATTGAAGAATCTAGAGGTGCTTAACATATCACATTGCTACATTGTAGAAGACCGTCCAGCTCCTGCTAGTAGAAGAGTGGTCGAGAAGCTTGATGATACTATTTTGGACAAGGGTTCACGTTTGCGTAACTTTTTCACGTGCAGAGATGAATCGTGCACTATGTGTCAGAGAACCAAGGCTGATGAAGGTTTTATGAGGTGGTACAAGTATGAAGAAGGTTCATGGAAGGAAGATGAGGTAAAGTCTCTTGCAATATGA